GGAGAAACTCGGATTCCGTGAGGAAGGGCTTCGCCCGCGCTATCTCCACATCGACGGCGCGTGGCGGGACCATCTCGTCTTCGCGCTCACCGCGGAGGAAGTGCCCGAAGGACTGCTCGCCCGCTGGCGCCGCGGCCGATCGGTCCAGACCAGGCCGGAACAGCTGGGACCGGATCAGTCGGGATCGCAGAACCCGAGCACGCCGGGCAACGCCGGTAAATGAAATGAGTGTTCGAAATTGATCGCTGTGCGATCAGCTCAGGGCATTAATTTCGCGCTCCCGGTGGCCTGCTGATCGCATCGGTCACAAAAAAAGCTCGAAATATCAGCCAGATCGTGCGACACACCGGCGCAATTGGCAGATGGCCTCACACAAACCCCTCTACCGTGTGAGGCGTGAGCAGCAGCGGCCTCATCTACGCAGTCATTGTCGGGGCCTGGGCCGCCTACTTGGTGCCGATGTGGCTCCGTAGGCAGGACGAGCTGAACGAAGCTCGTCCGACGGAACGCTTCAGCACCGCCATCCGGCTGCTGTCCGGACGGGCGGGCATGGAGCGTCGATACGCCAAGGACCTGCGGGCGCGCTCCGCCGACGAGGGGGAGCCCGACGCCGACCCGGACGACGCCACCGATTCGGTGGACGTCCGGTCCTTCGCCATGCCTCCGACCCGGCCCCAGACGGCGGTCCAGCACCGCCCACAGGTCCAGGAGCGTGTGCCGTCACCGGACCCGGCCCAGGCGGAACAGAACCAGGGCGGCCGGACGGCCGGCAGGGAGAGCGGCGCGTACGAGACACCGGGCGCGGCCCGGCCCGTACCGCAGCAGTCGTCCCCGTCCACGCCGAGACAGCCGGCCAAGTCCGCGCCCCAGCAGGCCACGTCGTCCGCGGCGGGCCGCGCACCCGGCGTGCGGCGGGCGCCCTCGGCGGAAGCCGAAGCGCGCGCCCGGCGCGTCAAGGTCCTCGCGCGCCGCCGGCGTACGACGGTCATGCTCTTCCTCGCCTTCACCCTCGGCGCGATCGTCGCGGCCGTCGGCGGCCTCGGACTCCTCTGGGCGCCCGCCGTGCCGGCCGTGATGCTGAGCTCCTACATCGTGTATCTGCGGGCCCAGGAGCGGCGGCGCTTCACCTACGTCATGGACCGCCGCCGGGCCGAGGTCG
The window above is part of the Streptomyces sp. NBC_01428 genome. Proteins encoded here:
- the sepX gene encoding divisome protein SepX/GlpR gives rise to the protein MSSSGLIYAVIVGAWAAYLVPMWLRRQDELNEARPTERFSTAIRLLSGRAGMERRYAKDLRARSADEGEPDADPDDATDSVDVRSFAMPPTRPQTAVQHRPQVQERVPSPDPAQAEQNQGGRTAGRESGAYETPGAARPVPQQSSPSTPRQPAKSAPQQATSSAAGRAPGVRRAPSAEAEARARRVKVLARRRRTTVMLFLAFTLGAIVAAVGGLGLLWAPAVPAVMLSSYIVYLRAQERRRFTYVMDRRRAEVAAQRLRERQPRRRAAADLAVDEPEEGPGADTDTGLSALAADRRALVEQTDHAEWVDQQRERRRGPRQGDSWDPVPVPLPTYVTAPVAPRATSDVDLGAPDAWSSARSSSVEPSAHEAEPVEENPECDDDCADAADDGRSDARRAASARRARERGRTPLFDQYEDGERPRAANE